AACAATGCTTCATGGTTTGAAATGACCTTTTTTTATAAGAAAGGAATACAAAGACCTTGAAAGAGCTACTCTGATCAAGGCAAGTGAGATTAACAAAACCAGTGgcaaaagaattgaaaaaagaaagcaatGACCATCAAGGAATTAACATATATATGCACACAAACATCACCAAGATGTGATTCCACCTTTGAACATGCAATTGAACCATTGAACTTGATGTCTCTCCTACAAGCTTCAACTGAAAATGCAAGAAGGCAAATACCAGCAGCTCTTTTAAATGGTTAAATGTAAAAGCTAAATCCAGCGACACTATAGATATGCATGTGCTCAAAGAAAATGTTAGCAAACAAATACAAAAGGAATAAATTGAGGCTTTTCTGACCTTAAAGagatcaaagaaagaaaacctcaAAGCTGCCCTTATGCACCAAATCAAAAACaatacaggaaaaaaaaatagattacTGATACAACTACTAGTACCACTGCAATTCACTAGTATCCCtagaaataatgaaaaagattTACCACTGCATGCTCCTTTGCTTGTTGGGTGCAGTAGAGTTTTAATCCTAATCTCAAATAATACCTACTCTGCTTGATAgtgatgaaaaacaaaaacaaaaactatgaGATTGAAGCACTTGCTTCCCAATTAAATTTCATACAAATTGATTACTTGAAGACAAAAAGAACAGATGAGACCGAATTACTACCTGGAACCAATATTAGTAGACACCAACTTTCACGTATAGCATTCATAAATTTCTCATATATTACCTGCAAAAATTGTAAGAAAACCAAACGGAAAATCCAAAACCGCATTAAACCCAAAATTCCCCAATGAAATCAAGTAATTAAGGAAGTCACTCACCTCAAATCCTAAACGGAATAAAAATAGAATTGAAACAAAGCTCAAGTATTTTTGCCCAGTTCCCAAACTTCTATGAAATTCAGGAATAAGATGGAAAACTAGCACAATTGAACTAACCCAAATCAATAACATGCTATATTAATCAAAGAATAACCAACAAGAACATAATCTAAAGAAACAAACACAATCCGGAAAATAGAAGCCACTCACCAAAAAGAAACTGAACCCAACACCATGTTCTTGCCTTTTAACTTCAAACAAACTcgtctctctccttctctctcgttTATGATCTCCTCTCCCTTAGAAAGCAACCCTCCGGAAGATaaacatcttcttcttccctcttcctatttcttcttcttttcttctctatgTTTCTCAACATCCCTCTATTCTCttctttctcctctctttcccgaccccttcttatttttttattttctttcttctgctcCACCACCAAAAGCTGCAACAAATACATAAAATTTCAAGCTTGCAGATCAAATCAAGCTATCTTTTTCAGAgaaaaagtaaatcaaatccaatTATCAAGCAATCTTTTAACAAAAAGGTAAATCAGATCGAATCTGAGAGAGGGACAGACCGAGATTGAGTGACTGACAGAGTGACGTTGCGAGAACGAGACGAGGTCGTCGTGCCGCTGCCGTCGATCGTCGCAGAGACTGGGTTGAAGGTTTTAAGGAGGTTTGGGTTTTCAGAAATTAGATGAGACAATCAGACTTGAGAGAATGAAGAGGAAATCATTGGACTGTACCTCCGTCTTCCACCTAGCCTCCGTCTTCGCCTAGGCAAAGTGAGCTGAACAGTTAATcgaaaaaaccctaaattcccAATCCAACAAAACTCTCTAAGGCCAAAGTGGGAGTGAGAGATGTTAAGGCTCGGGATTTTGCTCGAAGTGAAGAAAGACTCGGGTTTTGCTCTTAGACTTGAAAAGCGAAAGTGTGTGTAATGGTGCCCTCGAGTTGTATAAGGCACCacgcattaatttttttttttaattattcagacaacgtatagagttatatatgttgtctgaagtgtAGCAAAGCTGAGGGAATAAAGATGGAAATTTCCCGCCTGTGCaatcaaaatttcagttttggcgCTGAGGTTAGACATTtctcaatcacacaacaaaaatagttCATTGTGTTGTAGGAACTTGCAAGCATAACAAaccattgaagccaaatttactcgttttggggagagaatgaatgtcattttggagACTTCTCCAAATTTTGCCACTCACTTGCACAACggcacattaaaaaccattgtatgatgatttgcaagtaCACTCCTACAACATaagtaactaaactgttgtacaatttagTGGCATCTAGGGTACAATTTGGATCCAAATTTGAGTCCATCAAGGAGGGAAATCCAccgcattttttttttgattcacacaacagattattcttgtaaccgttgtgcaatgaccttctaaaaaaaaattcagaattttaaccaccttatacaacgtaagtttagtaaacatgttgtgtgattcactttcccacatcacacaacaattttttttttttcgttgtgtaaaaagtgttgtatgttaaggttattggcctagtgaAAATAGTCTTTTACTAACTATAAACTGGTAATAAGTTAAATAATTTTGATACGAGGCATAACAATGAGAGACTTCGCCAGAGTCCTGTCACCAGCTTTCGGACTCCGGTTGCCGGCTgccagaatccggtcaccgatCACCAGCCGCCGGACTTCTCGTCaaagatctcataggtcaccggaaaggtttattgccccctaataaacatttatttgggggggggggggcaataaaagtttatgaaacctcacTGGAGGTCCCCAAAAAGGTTGTCaaagatctcataggtcaccggAGAGGTTTATTACCCTCCTAATAAAtctttattgcccctcaataaaccTTTAGGTCctcggaatgggaactaatcttcctaaagctagacaaataaaactttgattaaggaaaaataGAGGAGctaattacatcaattcaaaaaatttattgggggcaataaacttttattgtccccccccccccccccccaaaaaaagttttattaaaAGACAATaaaactttctttttttcttttttctttccttctaggCCTTCTGGTCCTATTTTACCCtaagaaaaaaattatctaATCCTTAGCAGAACATCCGTTCGTGGTCGCCGCCGATATCAAAGTTCTGCAACAATCTCTGAATTTGAGCTCCCCAAAATCAGTGTTTGAACAAATCGAATCACGTCAAAAATAAACgataaaatgaaaaaggagGTGGTGAGAGTAGCTACTTGTCTGAGGGGACAAGAATGGGTCCAAAGGTGTCCCTTTCCTTGCGAAACATAGTTCCTCCAGCAAGTAGTGGCATAacgaaatttctttaactgCATCAATCCAACAATTACTCGCCGTGAAATGACATACATCGCCATAGGCAGAGGTTGAGCTGAAAGACGAAGTTGTATCTGCACAAGCTTCAAGATAATCAAGATCTCTAGAGAGAATCGTTGAGGTCAACGTCATGCCACTCAAGCCGCCGCCCTGCCGGAGAAACTCTCTCTTTGATGACGAAGACGAAGACTCCATTTCGATGCTGATCGGGGGTGAATCGCTCGACCATTTTCTGGGTGTCTTTGCTATTGAGCTTGGGGATGGAGGGGTCGGTGTCCAAAACGACCTGTTCTCCTAGCGGTGGCGCCGAGGCCTTGTCGCATGGAGAAAGGAAGGAAGCCGCCGGTGGCTGTGCCGGCGATGATGCAGTTCTAGGGATCGGTGCCTtctggagagagagatgataaagtaatctggggttcacatccaaaaccaattggcaatggatggagtggcccaaacccttataaactcataggcaatgtcccatttttctcatgtgggatgtatatattctcaacacgcccccgcacgtgtggctagttttcaagccatacacgtggacaacttgggtgacgtggagtcCATGTGGctgttaggcatgcacacgtgggtaacccgctctgataccatgataaagtaatttgggattcacatccaaaaccaattggcaatggatggagtggcccaaatccttataaactcataagcaaggtctcatttttcccatgtgagatatatatattctcaacaagagagagagagagagagagagagagagagagaaaccggaGGTGGAGATGGGGAGGAGGGGGGGTGGTAGAGAGAGAGtcgtgctggagagagagatgagagtggCATAaaatgtagtttattaattagattgagggcagaatagtcatttaatctttaaattgggttaatGGGTATACTTTTTTGCTAGGATAAGTGCGACAATTTTagcttattttggtgctttgagtCAAGGATCCAACAAAAAATCCATATTGTAGAACAAATTTACTGCTTTTGGATTGGTCTTCCAAAACAGCTGAATATATGCTTCCAAAATCTGGACAACTCAAATACTCCTCTTTCAGCTTGTTGAATCCAGCCACTTCAACACTATTTAGTGTGTAGAATGAGTTGTTGAGACCAAGAGCTAGCATCTGCTGCTTTAGTGGTATTATTGCGTGATGGTGGTGGTCTTAATTGCTAGCCAATTAAGGCCTAGGAGGGTCTGCACAGGCTAGGTTCTTTAGTTGTGTCGTGATCACTTGATCTCTAGTGTCCGAATAGATAATGATGTACGTCGTCCAGTCGATCCTTGATTGCATGTTGATGTCGTTTTAACTAATATAAACAGCATGTACGTATCTGTTCAACCTGCATCATTTACATCACCCAATTAATCATAAtttaattataccaaaaaacaAAGGTTGTTAATTAGTATACAGATTCAAAAACATAACGCCAAAAGCCAGATCAAATTAGTTGTCTGTGGCTCTATGCGAAGTTTGACCGCTTGGTGAAATAATATATGGAGGATTAGTGTCCTCATGCATGTTCAAATGTATCTTGCGGCCGACGTTTCTCAAATACATTTGACTAGCTAGGTAAGTTCTCATTCGAAATTAATTTCAAATTCGGAGCAGGCATTGAGAATCTGTTGACCGGCACAAACCTGGCTGCTATCTAGTCTTATTCCATCCTATGAGCTCTACCATAAATATGGAGTAGGCAAAGAACTAGACATTTCATTTTTCCCTTCTAGCTGGATATACATATACAGTGAATCCAGTTAATTGAACTGAAAACTTATCCATCATTATCTGACGTTGAACTGCagattttcctttcttcttctagtTAATTTCCTTCTGTTCGTGATCCTACACGGTAATACAGTCCATAAACAAGGTCCACAGACCGGATATGGCTTCTTCTCTCCCTTGTTTGTATAATATTCCGGTACAGCCATATTTGAAGCGTAGCAGCAATATTCGTCGTATGAATATGATCATGCAAGTAAAGGCTCACAGCTTCGACGAAGGTACTACTCCAATCAGTCTACCTATTTGGATCTGCTTATCCTTCTTTCCAACTGTGACGTTGGATTTATGACTTTAATCAGGCAAAACAACACATTACCACATAGTTTTAATGCATGTTATGTTTCCTCGGTCATAATGGGTGGATGAATATGCAGGAAGATCATCGAGCAGCAGCAGGAATATGGTAGATTCAAATATGCGTGTTCTAAGAGAGAAAATTGAACTGGTTAAGATGAGGGAGAGACTTGAGAAATTATGCCACAAACATAATCGTCAAGACCAATACGGTTGGAATTACGCAACCGGGTATAAATATGATGACCAGCTCAGAAGTGCAAGAGCAAGAGCAAGAGAGGTCTCAAGCTTCTTTCGCCTCATACGTCTGGCCTCTCTCACTTTTGGTTTTACTTGTTTTAGTGCTACTTTTGGCCTTTTCCTTGTATCACTGGTGATTAACTATTTGAATCAATAGTATGcacatatatgtatgtatattctAATCTCAatcaaaccaaatccaaaataaaattctGCATTTAAGCTGCGCATATCTAGAGGAAACCTAAGCGATAGCtcaaaatgaatcagacttttTTTACTCACTTCCAAACTAAAAGAAGTCACAGAAAGTAAGTTTCAATTTGACGACATGCAAACACAAATGCATCCACTGTTATTTAAGCTGCGCATATCTAGAGGAAACCTAAGCGATAGCtcaaaatgaatcagacttttTTACTCTCTTCCAAACTAAAAGAAGTCACAGAAAGTAAGTTTCAATTTTACGACATGCAAACACAAATGCATCCACTGTTATTGATCAGTTAACTACAACTTGCAAAGACTCAATTCCGGAGAAATGCCACAGTGGCAACCCGTGATCCTACAGATCCACCAAACATGAATGTTGGATATGTGCGAACATGACTAAGGTATTGAAGCTGAGGAGCCGTATCTTTGCATCCTTCTTGATCTTGGATCACACCAATCCTTCTTTGATTGAAATTTTCCACTTCTTGTACTAATTCTTCTTTAGTGCTGTTACATGATGTGATTACCTATCAATGGTGTCCCGCAAAAACAGAGTCAAGTGGAgttgaaagaaacaaaatgtaTAACTTCACAAAgagaaattagaaaaataatagaaagaatAACATAGGCGATGTTAAAATATCATCCAACTTCAGGGTACATTTGAAAATACATTTGGTCAT
Above is a genomic segment from Rosa chinensis cultivar Old Blush chromosome 3, RchiOBHm-V2, whole genome shotgun sequence containing:
- the LOC112193638 gene encoding uncharacterized protein LOC112193638, with protein sequence MASSLPCLYNIPVQPYLKRSSNIRRMNMIMQVKAHSFDEGRSSSSSRNMVDSNMRVLREKIELVKMRERLEKLCHKHNRQDQYGWNYATGYKYDDQLRSARARAREVSSFFRLIRLASLTFGFTCFSATFGLFLVSLVINYLNQ